The DNA region ATACATTATTGTCAACACAATCACTCcatgaagaggaaggaggaaaaaaaggaaacagaacgGAAAACAAAGGGCTCAAACCCCTAGACACTGCAAAACACTGACATTTGGgactaaaataaatttgaaaaggaaGCCTTCCAGGAAAGAGAGGAACAAATGGAATCTGAGGCAGCTCAGGTGCTCAGGGGCGTGGAAAGGGCGCTGCTGGCTGGCAAACAAGCCCAGGCAGCGTAGGTGGCCCCGAATGCTGGCAGGGACGCCAGGACGGATATGGACCCTGGACCTGGGGGTCAACCTGCTAGTCTACAAAGGTGGCAGAGACAAACCCCACgtttaaaattaggaaaaaaaaaatctcagggcGACTATGGCACCTTGAAAATCTTAGAACCAAAGGAACCCCCCACTAGCCTGACACTGATGGCCAAAAGCCTTTGCCTAAGAACCATTTGTTCCTCTCTCCTTAGAAAGAGAAGAACGaggaatgaaaaagggaaaggaatctaATTGCAGCAGAAGACCGGGGAGAGCATCTCCTTGGACAGAgtctgaagaaaggaaaagataaggaaataacaaaggaaaaaataataataaaaaaatttcacaatatggaGCCAGTGTGTTCCGATTCCGTCCATAAAAATAACTCAGGCTGCTTTGCCGAACCATCCTGTCCACCAGGGGCTCTGCTGAGGCTGTCTGCCTGGAAGGGTCACCAATGGGTGCTGAAAGTCCTCACTCTCATGTCTCGGGCCATTGCCGCCACGGGGAGGGATCCTGGCGGCCCGGTTTGGGGAGAGGCAAAGGGATTTGggtgaggagagaaagaagacaaagaagacaCTCGATGCTACGGGGCGCCAGGAGAGCCCAAGCAGGCGCTCCTACTACCACCTGCCCATTCCTAAGTGAGGCCTCGGTCGCTTGGCCCAGCCcagtgcgtgcacacacacacgtgtgcacccAATCACATGCGTGTGTCCCAATGTCTGGTTCCATATGGTGAGGTTCGGCATGTGTTTAAACGAGAccaattctctctatatataatatatattttcttaaaaaccgAGTCTAGTTCTGTGGTGGAGGCGGTGGGGGAGCTGTAGGCATCCTGAAGGGTGGCATGCCCGCCACCCCCATGCCCATCATGGTGACAAAGTTAGAAGGGTCCatgggaggcagaggaggagggggctgggcatACATCATGCCGGCGGAACCAGGCAGCGGAGGAGGCGGAGGGGGAGGGGCCCCGGGCGGCAGAGGCGGCTGGACCCCTGGGGGCAGGGGCACCATAGTGGGTTGCCTTGCATCTGAGGGTCTCCTGGAGAAGCTGTGGCAGCCACCTGCTGCTGTTGCCATGGCGGGATGGACCCTGTGCCAGTGCTCGTGGTGGTAGTCATCGTATTTTGCTGCCATGGCAAAGGGGAACTGGAAGCCATACTGCTGCTGGGCGGAGGGGGTGGCAgaggctgctgttgctgctgctgccatGGGGGAAGAGGACcagagggagggggtggaggcTGCCCACTGGGAGGCGGCAGCAGCATCATGCCCATAGGTGACGGCGGCATCATACCTTTTCCTTGATGCAGGCGATAGACCCCAGAGCCCACAGGTGTATTTCCCAGGTACCACTGGAGGAGGGCCATGGCGCCCAGGTGGGTGGGGGCCCTGGTTCATCGGTGGTGGCGGCGGCTGCATCCAAGGTGGAGGGGATCCATTCGGGTTGTGCTGCATGGGATGTCCACCGTGCCCGCCCGTCAGGCTGGGTAATGGGTGTGGGAAGCTGTGCAGGCCACCTCCGGGCCCACCAGGGCCACCTCCGTGCATGCCATGGTAGGGCTGACTCTCTGACAGGCCAGAATTCATCCAGGGTGGGTGGCTCTGGGTAGTGGACATGAGAGACGGTGGAGGTGGATTGCTGGTGGGAGCAGTGGGCGGAGGCGCACTGGCCAGGGGTGTGGTGGCAGGCCCAGAGGTGGAGCCCACAGATGCGGGCACAGGTGCCTCCCCCAGTTCGGCCATGAGGGACAAGTATTCTTTATCCATCCGCGCTTTATCCTGAGCTGACTGGGGGTCACCAGGCCTTTGGCATTTGCAATCGGAAGCAATGTGGCCAGCCCCTCCACACTTGGTACACACTGTGGTATTGGTAATGCTGCGGGTCTCCGAGCTCTGCCAGGGTCTTAAGATCCTATTATCGTCTTCCTGAAGGGTCCCATTCAAACGAGCCAACTCTCGAAGCTGCATCTTCCGTAGATCGTTCTGGTCCTCAGGAGTCTCGATACCCTGCTTCAGAATGTTTCTTATCTGTTCTACTGCTTTCTTCACATTCTCCATGGTATTGGCAGTAACCAGGGCATGAAGCGGCTCATCTTCTCCTGGCAGCATCTGGCCATCTTTGCGCCCGACTTTCCCTTCTTTCACAGAGCCTTTCCCCTGGATCATGATCTTGGCATTACACTCCTTCTCTATGTTCTTCAAGGTGTTCCCTCTGGGCCCAATCGGCAGCCCCACAAAGTTGATTTCTGGATACTCATCTTGTGGAATCATTACTTTATCGCTCACACGTGTTGCTGGAGGTTTGTAATCTGCAGGTGGCTTGAAATCAGGGTTGAGGGCAACCATTTCCGTGATGAGGTTATGCCGCTCCTCTTCAAGCTTTTTGCGGGTGCGGAACTCGCGAGTGTTAATCCGCTTCCCCTCGCTATTGTAGATGGGCTCAGGGGAAGGGGACCTGTCCTCAGGGTTAGGGGGGATGCCCAAGTCTCCTGTGCGCAGTTTACGAGTCAGGTCTTCTATCTGCAGTTGCACTATATAAGCTCTTTCTTGTTCCCGAGTAAGTCCAGGGGGGATAACTGTAGGCATTCCTGGAATCACCGTCTTCTGTTCCACTGTGTCTTGGTTCCAGCGGCTCCTCTTCCGCTTCTTACTGGGAAAGTCCAGCGGCGTGACGTTAGCTCTGGTCGCCatggcgcccccccccccccagggacCGGCACCAACAGCTCCTCTTCAGCGTCGGCGGCGGTTTCTCCTTCACGAATCTTCTGGGGGAGGGGACCTAACTGTACTGCCACTGAGTGCGCAGAGTCCGTCCTCTCACGGCGGCGGCGCGAGACGCacaaagagggaggagagagggcgcCGCGGGGACGGGGCGGGGACGACGGGGCCGGAGCCTGGATTGGGCCGGGCCGAGGTAAGGGGTCGAAATATGCGGCCTGCGATTGGCGGAGCCTTAGCCCTTCTCAATGCGCGCTGGGATTGGCCGGACTGTTAGGCCAGGCAAGGAAATGGCGGCTGAGCCTGGAGGGCTGGGAGGTGTCGCAGCGTGCACTTCATTTGTTCGTGTACAAGTTTTTTATTCCACTTTTAAGCATGCCAACCTAATCGTCCCCTTGCCAGACAGCTGCTTCAATCATCTAGGAAGCTTCACAGTAAGCCATGTTTTGCTCTGCATTTTCATCCACTGATGGCACAGGCCACCTAGTGTTCCTTACTTCCCCCAAGTTCATTATTCCTGTTGGTACAGAACTCATTCCGCTTTTATTGGGCTCCATCATGGATAATCTTTAGGTGCTGACTGTGATGCTTATTTGAGTTAGACTCCTGTCTGCTCCTTCCTGCATAAGCTCTCTTTGCATAAGATTGGTTGAAATCCCCTAAAACTCACTCAAACTTTCTATACCCAATCTCCTGATTTTTTATTACTTATAAACCCAGATTcataagataataaaaataaaatatctttgcaGCACTTtaagggcagagatttttgtACACTTTATTCTCTGCTTTATCCCCAGTGtgtagaaaagtgcctggcacatggatacttgtctataaatatttgtttaataaatgtattaatcCATTTTCTAGATTTAGTTACTGCCTCCACATAAATACATTCCTGCCAAACATGATATGTGCAAAATTTACCCCATAATGTCCAATTCTTTCCTCAGCTATACTTGGCTTGGTTCATAGTAGCCCAACATCATTTGTTATGGACATAGtaggataaaattattttctaagtgtaaaatactagcttaaaaataatgaaagacacTAAAGTTCCAAAACTTTGACCGTAAAActtaaaattgaagaaaataaaataaatcacagaaGAGGAATTCTTGGTGAAGATTCAGGGTATACTTTTAGTAAGAGGTATGACTGTATCGTCTTATAAATTAGCATTTTATCAGAGAGTTTACATTGAGAGGTTAATTTGGAAACAAAAATAGTTCACTTTAGTATTACAGGAACTAAAATCAATGTGAAGTTCTTTTACCTAAAAATTAAATTGCAACTTATCTGGGGATTTAGATATCCATTCTTTCTGTATCCCGATGACATGGATGATCATGTGTTTTATAAAAGGAAGGGATGTTTTTCAGAGATGAATATAAAAAGGAGGTCTGTGATAATTAACCTTTATAGTCAAGACCATGCACACTTGCAGTGCCTTGGAAGTTTTCATGGATAAACACTGGTTTGGCTTAAGTAATATTTTCCTAGCTCAACTTAATGGGATTCTCATTTTATGTGTTGAAggagattttatttctctcttcagtgCTGATGACTTTACCTCTTTCATAATTATTCTGTATctgagaaaggaaacagagccaaacaaactaacaaaatgCTTATCAGGGCAGTTTATACTgactccctctttctccttcagAAACCTCGAGATTGGTCTACTTACTCTTATTTGGTCAGTGTCTCCGAAGCTTGAATATGGTTTGAAGTTATGGTTACTTATGTCTCacttttcatttatctcttttttttcttacctacaataagcatcatttttaaaaattgtgtgttGATAAAAACAAGTACTGTCaacaattatttatattaatgtttATGTGAGTTTCATCCCTGTACTAACTCATTTAGTTTTCATCAGATCAATGTATACTTTCTATCTTACAGAAGAAAACATTAGAATAagaaagtgactttttttttccaaatcactCATGTAGTAAGAAAAGCTGGACTTGAATCCACTCAGGCTTTGAACTCTTCTGTCCTTCTGTATACAAGAGTTAGCACAGTGCCCAGTGTGAAAGAAGAGATTAAATCCATGGTTGAGTAAATGATTAAATAGATATGTGGTTGAGTAAGTATTTCTGAAGTTGGTACTTTTTTTCAATAAAACATGGTGCATGTCTTTGTATTGCACATACTTGCAGAGATTCATTAGATATGTAAGTGATCAATTTTGTTAGTGTATATTAGAACAGAAAGAGTAAGTAAGTAGAAACtctgaaaaacaattttaactCAAAAGACTTTGTCATTTTACCACCATTAATCTGTTTACCATATTGACTGATACTTAATGCTGACATTACTATGTTATTCACTAGTATGCTAAGGACCAACTTTATCGGATGAAACATATGCTTGCTAtgattttatttgatttgatttatttatGTTAGTTTTACTTATAATAGCACCAAATAATTTAAAGAAGTACAGGCATACACTGGAAATGTTGCAAGTTTGGTTCCAGATCACTGCAATAAAATAAAGCcaacaataaagtgagtcacacaaatttcttgggttcccagtacatataaaagttatgtttacactactaTAGGACAAGTGTAGTCTACAGTCTAACTGCAGTAGTGTTGTGTCTAAAAAAGCAATGTAGATATcttaacttaaaaatactttgctaacaatgctaaccatcatctgagctctcagtgagtcataatcttttgctggtggaggctgttgccttgatgttgatggctgctggctgatcagggtggtggttgctgaaggttgggatGGTTGtggtatttcttaaaataagacagctTGCCCCTCTCCTTGGTTATGGCATCCTGGTACTACTAGTACTTGGACAGCAGGTCGTTCAGGCTGCTCTCAGCCTGGGTGACCTTTATCTCATCCAGTCCTCGCCTGAGCACCAGTGCAGGAAGGCCTTGTTCTGGACATGATTGTGAACTGCTCAGAGATATGCTTGAACAGCTCCTGGGTGGCCGAGCTGTTACCAATGAAGGTGGTGGACTTTCTTAGCCCCTGGGGTGGCATGTCATAGACAGCTGCTTTCACATAGCTGGGGATCTACTTGACAAAATAGctgctgttctttctttttattttatttttttattgacatatagttggtttacaatgtttcaggtgtatagaaaAGTgaatcacacacatatatatatataaacatatatatacatatttatgtatatattctttttcagattcttttccactataggttattacaagatattagatatagtcccctgtgctatacagtaggtccttgttgtttatctgctttatatatagtactgaGAATAttctaatcccaaattcctaatttatccctcacctttctttcccctttgtaaacataagtttgttttctatgtctgtgggcctatttctgttttgtaaataatagCTCCTGTTCTTGTTTTGGAGTTAGGCATGTGCTCATCCACCTCCTGCCTGGACAAGCAGCCTTCGAACTTGGCAGCCACAGTCAGGTAGGACCATAGCAGGGGTCGTAGGAGGCCATGATGTTCTTGGAGTGGAACGTCTGCTGGGTAAGCTCTGGCACCTTGAAGACCCGGTACTGCTGGCTCCCCTGCTGGACAGTGGGGTGAAGATGGGCATGAAGAAAGGCAGGCAAGGGAAGAGCACCCTGTTCACATCCAGCTCACAAAGATCAGCATTGAGCTGGCCCGAGGAGCACGGGTGGTGTGGTCAGCTTGAGCGTTCCATAGAAGATGAGCCTTGTTATCAATGCAATAGGTCTCATCTGCGTTTTCTAAGAGCTGGTGGAATGagagggtaagttgtagggctcCACCACTTGTGGGACACCTTGTGAGAGGGCTGATCACAGATGACCATAACAAATATGATAACAGAAAAggttgaaatattgtgagaattaccaaaatctgACACAGAGACAATGAgccaatgctgttggaaaaatggtcaATGCCAaaaactttcaatttgtaaaaacaaagaccaaaaaccaaaatacaagtgtctgtgaagcacaataaagagGTATGTAGCATGTATTATATAAGCCAGTGGAAGGAGTGAAAAGTGAAAGAATATTATTTATTGGAAATTCTGTAAGTTTTATAAATGATAATGAATTCAAATTAATTTGCCACTGTCTTTAGAATTATTCTTAGCTCAGAGAACCCAACTGAATATTGTATATGATGTCCTGTGGGTGTACTATTTAAATGAATGATGACAAATGTTAGTCATTAATAAGATTATACCTATGGGAAAATTGGCTCTACATAATAGATTACTGAATGAATgtactttttatgttttaaatttaaaaacaatgttaATGATATATAGTATAATTTTGTTAATGATCTGCTAGAGTCGGCGCTTTACCTTAACCAGCCAAATATTGATCCCAATGAACATGAAGCAATAATGTCTAATAACATACATAAATTAGATTATGAGAGGCAAGGTTTAAGATAAAACAGAGTACTGGAAAAAGGGAACCCATTTAGGAGACTTTACTGTTACAGAATAAGAACTACTGTTGTGCTTTAAAAATTTAGTAGAATCAGATATATGATGTAAAGACGTGAGATCATATTAGATGATCTCTTGGGGACAGCTGTGAGTCTGTAAGCACAGGAAAGCAAACAACTATTCTACTGTGGTATATAAAATAGTGtccaaccaaaaatgtcttttttctttgagAAAAGTCATAAAAAAATCTGGAAAGACTGCGTAGGAGAATGGAATCAGCCTTAAGTAGGAAAACTAGAAAGCAAGGCGTTTGTGCATAAATGTGTAAGTCAGACACTATTGTCAAATGTCTATCTGTTCTGCTCCTGGCAAAGCAATAGGTAAAGAATTAAGACCAGCTGTTAATCCATTAAGGTAAAATTCCACGTACGATCAAATCAGACTGTGCTTTGTTTATTCATATTTGGCATATTACTCTGTTGTTTTATCTGTTGTTTAAGGTAATGAAGTAAGGATATTCTTATCAACAGATCCTGTTACTCCTTATTCCTACAACTGCTATTCCTATATTTCCCAGAATTCTCTTTATCCTAATAGGAAATCATGTTACTAGTTAACGGTAGTCTAATCTTTATATTAAATGTTCCTTTTTCAAACTACTCTGTGAGTTCTGTTACTGAATGGACTCAGATCGTTACAAAAATGTACATTCTTTGTTACCAATGAAATCAATACACGAGGCCAGTCTCAGAATTTTAGCATGATGGATTTCACCTCACTATAAGTTGTTGAGCTGTTATTCCACAAAAAGTTCTTTCAAATACTAAAACAGCATTAACTACAAAAAGAGTTCTGTATATTGCATTGTTACATTAAAAACATCTTCCTAAATTAGATTTACATGTAAATAATATGATAGTATATTTATTATGCAATTTTCACTTATATGAACTTCATTGAGATATGAATTGCATATGGTAAACTGCATACATTTAACACTAACATACACAGATCCCTTTCAGTGATTTCAACCAAAACTTAAATTTTCAATCAACCCTGAAGCATGTATTTATTCACCACCAAATGATTTTACTGAAAGTAATTTATCTTTTAGttcataaatataatatatactcaaatatttatgaatgaaataaTATGATGCTTAGGATTTAGTTTAAAACAATACAGGAGAGGGGGAGAGTTGAAGGGTTTAAAGGAGACACAGTAGGTCATGAGAAGTTAATTGCTGAAGATAGAACACTTAGGTACCTTACACTAGTTTATATTATTCATCTATATTTAAATTTCCATAGCAAAATATGTAGATACTTCAGACACACATAAATGTCTGTTATATCATGTTATATACCCATCGGAcataaagaacaaggaaaaaagaattaaaacgaAAGAATGAAGtaacataaaaattaatacattatcTGGACCTTGAAAAAAGTAAGAATTTGATCTGTTTGCATAAGTCATAAAGGATAAAAAGATGAACCGATGCATATCATGTGGATAAAGGCAATACGGTAATAATGTAAAAATGAAGCTTGAGGGTCAGTATTAACTTATTCGTGTAAA from Mesoplodon densirostris isolate mMesDen1 chromosome 1, mMesDen1 primary haplotype, whole genome shotgun sequence includes:
- the LOC132486517 gene encoding LOW QUALITY PROTEIN: splicing factor 1-like (The sequence of the model RefSeq protein was modified relative to this genomic sequence to represent the inferred CDS: inserted 3 bases in 2 codons) gives rise to the protein MATRANVTPLDFPSKKRKRSRWNQDTVEQKTVIPGMPTVIPPGLTREQERAYIVQLQIEDLTRKLRTGDLGIPPNPEDRSPSPEPIYNSEGKRINTREFRTRKKLEEERHNLITEMVALNPDFKPPADYKPPATRVSDKVMIPQDEYPEINFVGLPIGPRGNTLKNIEKECNAKIMIQGKGSVKEGKVGRKDGQMLPGEDEPLHALVTANTMENVKKAVEQIRNILKQGIETPEDQNDLRKMQLRELARLNGTLQEDDNRILRPWQSSETRSITNTTVCTKCGGAGHIASDCKCQRPGDPQSAQDKARMDKEYLSLMAELGEAPVPASVGSTSGPATTPLASAPPPTAPTSNPPPPSLMSTTQSHPPWMNSGLSESQPYHGMHGGGPGGPGGGLHSFPHPLPSLTGGHGGHPMQHNPNGSPPPWMQPPPPPMNQGPHPPGRHGPPPVXYLGNTPVGSGVYRLHQGKGMMPPSPMGMMLLPPPSGQPPPPPSGPLPPWQQQQQQPLPPPPPSSSMASSSPLPWQQNTMTTTTSTGTGSIPPWQQQQVAATASPGDPQMQGNPXMVPLPPGVQPPLPPGAPPPPPPPLPGSAGMMYAQPPPPLPPMDPSNFVTMMGMGVAGMPPFRMPTAPPPPPPQN